From Passer domesticus isolate bPasDom1 chromosome 20, bPasDom1.hap1, whole genome shotgun sequence, one genomic window encodes:
- the LOC135284252 gene encoding ADP-ribosylhydrolase ARH1-like, which yields MEETVPSVEAYEAAMVLSGVGDALGYRGARWEYCTSGPQIHSELAELGGLAAISLEPPEWPVSDDTVLHLATAEGLATGLEGEPLLQELARRYVAAMGDMEGRKPGPSSILGTSQLRPGEPQGYRIPFNPRGTGCGAAMRSLAIGLRYPRASELPTLIRVSIESGRMTHHHPTGYLGALAVALFGALGARGEPPERWGAELLRVLPLAWDYVEGTGVAVEDNAAAWPFFGEAWHRYLDSRGLLEGAGPARVPALPSPAERDTEYLGWALDGWPGRSGHDAPMVALEALLAAGGSWEELCARAVLHGGDSDSTGTIAAGCWGLLGGLASVPPGLHRRLEYRERLRDAAHRLHTLAWGAR from the exons atggagGAGAC GGTGCCCTCGGTGGAGGCCTACGAGGCAGCCATGGTGCTCAGCGGGGTTGGGGACGCCCTGGGCTACCGGGGGGCCCGCTGGGAGTACTGCACCTCGGGCCCCCAGATCCACAGCGAGCTGGCCGAGCTGGGGGGGCTGGCAGCCATCAGCCTGGAGCCCCCCGAGTGGCCCGTCAGCGATGACACCGTCCTGCACCTCGCCACCGCCGAGGGGCTGGCCACAG GCCTGGAGGGGGAAcccctcctgcaggagctggctcGCCGCTACGTGGCCGCCATGGGGGACATGGAGGGACGCAAGCCCGGACCCAGCAGCATCCTTg GCACCTCCCAGCTGCGGCCGGGGGAGCCCCAGGGCTATCGCATCCCCTTCAACCCCCGCGGCACCGGCTGCGGCGCCGCCATGCGCAGCCTGGCCATCGGCCTCAG GTACCCACGTGCCTCGGAGCTGCCGACTCTGATCCGGGTGAGCATCGAGAGCGGGCGCATGACCCACCACCACCCCACTG ggtaCCTTGGAGCACTGGCGGTGGCCCTCTTTGGGGCACTGGGAGCTCGGGGTGAACCCCCAGAGCGCTggggggctgagctgctgcgGGTCCTGCCCCTGGCATGGGACTACgtggagggcactggggtggcCGTGGAGGACaatgctgctgcctggccaTTCTTTGGGGAGGCGTGGCACCG ATACCTGGACTCCCGCGGgctgctggaaggtgctggcccAGCGCGGGTGCCAGCCCTCCCGTCCCCAGCCGAGCGGGACACCGAGTACCTAGGCTGGGCACTGGACGGGTGGCCAGGGCGCAGCGGCCACGACGCCCCCATGGTGGCCCTGGAGGCGCTGCTGGCAGccggagggagctgggaggagctgtgtgccagggcagtgctgcacGGCGGCGACAGCGATTCCACGGGGACCATCGCCGCCggctgctgggggctgctgggggggcTGGCCTCCGTCCCCCCGGGGCTGCACCGCCGCCTCGAGTACCGCGAGCGGCTGCGTGACGCTGCCCACAGGCTGCACACGCTGGCCTGGGGGGCACGCTGa
- the DHRS7C gene encoding dehydrogenase/reductase SDR family member 7C isoform X1 — MGILSVLALPLLLLGISGIIYIYQSVRWLLSKSAVQNKVVVITDAISGLGKECSRVFHAGGARLVLCGRTWEKLEALYDALISVTDPSTTYAPKLILLDITDISCIRDVAKEILNCYGCVDVLINNASMKVKGAVQSISLELDKKIMDANYFGPITLTKAILPNMISRRTGQIVLINSIQGKIGIPFRAAYAASKHAAVGFFDCLRAEMEEFDISVSTVNPTFICSYHRQPAPGNWEASIWKFFFRKVSYGVHPVEVAEEVLATVSRKKQEVLMANPIPRAAVYIRTFFPELFFAIVASGIREKLKTEEEN; from the exons ATGGGTATCCTTTCTGTTCTTGCTCTGCCGTTGCTGCTCTTGGGGATCAGTGGAATTATTTACATTTACCAGTCAGTCAGGTGGCTGCTGTCCAAGTCAGCCGTGCAGAACAAGGTGGTGGTGATCACAGATGCCATCTCTGGGCTGGGCAAGG AATGCTCTCGTGTGTTTCATGCAGGAGGAGCAAGGCTTGTGTTGTGTGGCAGGACATGGGAAAAGTTAGAAGCCTTGTATGATGCCTTAATTAGCGTGACAGACCCCAGCACG ACATATGCACCAAAGCTGATTCTTCTGGATATCACAGACATCAGCTGCATTAGAGATGTAGCTAAGGAGATCCTGAACTGCTATGGCTGTGTGGATGTACTGATCAACAATGCAAGCATGAAGGTGAAGGGAGCAGTGCAGAGCATTTCACTGGAACTTGATAAAAAGATAATGGATGCCAACTATTTTGGACCTATAACATTAACCAAAg CCATTCTTCCCAACATGATCTCAAGAAGAACTGGCCAAATTGTTCTAATTAATAGCATCCAAGGGAAAATAGGAATTCCATTTCGTGCAGCTT ATGCTGCTTCCAAGCATGCTGCTGTAGGCTTTTTTGATTGTCTTAGAGCTGAAATGGAGGAATTTGATATTTCTGTCAGCACTGTGAATCCAACCTTCATCTGTTCCTACCATCGCCAGCCAGCACCAGGCAACTGGGAGGCCTCTATTTGGAAAT TCTTTTTCAGGAAGGTGTCCTATGGTGTGCACCCCGTGGAGGTGGCAGAGGAGGTCCTTGCCACGGTGAGCAGGAAGAAGCAGGAGGTGCTCATGGCCAACCccatccccagagcagcagtttaCATCAGAACATTCTTCCCTGAGCTGTTCTTTGCCATTGTTGCCTCAGGGATTAGAGAAAAGCTGAAGACAGAAGAGGAAAATTGA
- the DHRS7C gene encoding dehydrogenase/reductase SDR family member 7C isoform X2 yields MMMEDVSNECSRVFHAGGARLVLCGRTWEKLEALYDALISVTDPSTTYAPKLILLDITDISCIRDVAKEILNCYGCVDVLINNASMKVKGAVQSISLELDKKIMDANYFGPITLTKAILPNMISRRTGQIVLINSIQGKIGIPFRAAYAASKHAAVGFFDCLRAEMEEFDISVSTVNPTFICSYHRQPAPGNWEASIWKFFFRKVSYGVHPVEVAEEVLATVSRKKQEVLMANPIPRAAVYIRTFFPELFFAIVASGIREKLKTEEEN; encoded by the exons aTGATGATGGAAGATGTTTCCAATG AATGCTCTCGTGTGTTTCATGCAGGAGGAGCAAGGCTTGTGTTGTGTGGCAGGACATGGGAAAAGTTAGAAGCCTTGTATGATGCCTTAATTAGCGTGACAGACCCCAGCACG ACATATGCACCAAAGCTGATTCTTCTGGATATCACAGACATCAGCTGCATTAGAGATGTAGCTAAGGAGATCCTGAACTGCTATGGCTGTGTGGATGTACTGATCAACAATGCAAGCATGAAGGTGAAGGGAGCAGTGCAGAGCATTTCACTGGAACTTGATAAAAAGATAATGGATGCCAACTATTTTGGACCTATAACATTAACCAAAg CCATTCTTCCCAACATGATCTCAAGAAGAACTGGCCAAATTGTTCTAATTAATAGCATCCAAGGGAAAATAGGAATTCCATTTCGTGCAGCTT ATGCTGCTTCCAAGCATGCTGCTGTAGGCTTTTTTGATTGTCTTAGAGCTGAAATGGAGGAATTTGATATTTCTGTCAGCACTGTGAATCCAACCTTCATCTGTTCCTACCATCGCCAGCCAGCACCAGGCAACTGGGAGGCCTCTATTTGGAAAT TCTTTTTCAGGAAGGTGTCCTATGGTGTGCACCCCGTGGAGGTGGCAGAGGAGGTCCTTGCCACGGTGAGCAGGAAGAAGCAGGAGGTGCTCATGGCCAACCccatccccagagcagcagtttaCATCAGAACATTCTTCCCTGAGCTGTTCTTTGCCATTGTTGCCTCAGGGATTAGAGAAAAGCTGAAGACAGAAGAGGAAAATTGA
- the BLOC1S3 gene encoding biogenesis of lysosome-related organelles complex 1 subunit 3, with protein sequence MAAPRPPRVVPGEASESDSEPELLVETAGEAPAAGLKVPGEASETDEEEEQEQQRPKTPPVLAEEPAAVWGGGPSLLQQRLREGTGRLRGAVGSALRHSYGSAARSLGGLGGALGRAQVTAAAAAHCLRLARRDLRAVADTIDIVTACHLLPDIRGQL encoded by the coding sequence ATGGCCGCCCCCCGCCCTCCCCGGGTGGTGCCGGGCGAGGCCTCCGAGAGCGACTCGGAGCCGGAGCTGCTGGTGGAGACGGCCGGGGAGGCCCCCGCAGCCGGGCTGAAGGTGCCGGGCGAAGCCTCGGAGacggacgaggaggaggagcaggagcagcagaggccGAAGACGCCGCCGGTGCTGGCGGAGGAGCCGGCGGCCGTGTGGGGGGGCGGCCCCTCGCTGCTGCAGCAGCGGCTGCGGGAGGGCAcggggcggctgcggggcgCGGTGGGCAGCGCCCTGCGGCACAGCTACGGCAGCGCGGCGCGGAGCCTGGGCGGGCTCGGGGGAGCGCTGGGCCGGGCGCAGGTCACCGCGGCCGCGGCAGCGCACTGCCTGCGCCTGGCCCGCCGCGATCTGCGCGCCGTGGCCGACACCATCGACATCGTCACTGCGTGTCACCTCCTGCCCGACATCCGCGGGCAGCTCTGA
- the GSG1L2 gene encoding germ cell-specific gene 1-like protein 2 — MPSSIPDSDRRHRASAAFSLSFLSLIFSITAFSSSYWCEGTRKVAKPFCKGDSKGDLCIRFNSADGNSSQAVQYIWETGDDKFVEKKFHAGIWYSCEEMINEEGEKCRSFISLTPASDRGVLWLSIVAELLYVVLLLTGNILMSVEICYYSSVIDGLKINAFSAVVTVLAGLLGMVAHMMYTTVFQMTVNLGPEDWRPHTWDYGWSYGLAWTSFACCMAAAVTTINKYTKTILEFKHKRKKLERSFRIQYKFPEHTAPEKVCNVYVNSFQNTTDDPTHALRSLRHLATISVL; from the exons ATGCCATCCTCCATCCCAGACTCAGACAGGAGGCACAGAGCCTCAGCAGCATTTTCTCTGAGTTTCCTCTCTTTAATCTTCTCCATCACGGCTTTCAGCAGCAGTTACTGGTGTGAAGGGACCAGAAAAGTGGCCAAGCCTTTCTGCAAAGGAGACAGCAAAGGGGATCTGTGCATCCGCTTCAACAGCGCCGACGGCAACAGCAGCCAGGCCGTGCAGTACATCTGGGAGACTGGGGACGACAAGTTCGTGGAGAAGAAGTTCCACGCTGGCATCTGGTATTCCTGTGAAGAAATGATAAATGAAGAAG gTGAGAAATGTAGAAGCTTCATCAGTCTGACTCCAGCTTCTGATCGAG GGGTTTTATGGCTGTCTATTGTAGCAGAGCTTCTCTACGTGGTTTTGCTCCTGACTGGGAACATTCTCATGTCAGTGGAAATATGCTACTACAGCTCTGTCATTGATGGGCTGAAGATCAACGCCTTCTCTGCAGTGGTCACCGTGCTAGCAG GTCTTCTGGGCATGGTTGCTCACATGATGTACACAACTGTATTTCAAATGACTGTAAATCTTGGTCCTGAAGACTGGAGACCTCACACTTGGGATTATGGCTGGTCCTATGG CCTTGCATGGACCTCCTTCGCTTGCTGTATGGCTGCAGCTGTCACCACTATTAACAAATATACAAAAACTATCTTGGAATTCAAGCACAAGAGAAAAAAGCTGGAAAGGAGCTTTAGGATTCAGTACAAGTTTCCTGAGCacacagctccagagaaggTCTGCAATGTGTATGTGAACTCTTTCCAGAACACCACAGATGACCCCACACACGCATTGAGAAGTCTGCGTCACCTGGCCACTATTTCAGTCCTGTAA
- the CCDC61 gene encoding centrosomal protein CCDC61 translates to MGEPRFLQAECAFRPGAHTVRVTLSRSTLRVEVEARGTGDLWRGEFDAAFIEDLTRKTGNFKQFGIFCSMLESALTQSSDSVSLELLTFTDLETLHSRKVGAITRPPPCTSSPLNSKRYLILVYSVEFDRIHYPLPLPYAGRPDLVALVRELQEQLGQLRARRLEETQHLREALWQALEEKRAAESRHQREYQQLAAELAQAKASEQKLQLRVKNLTAELASCRRGRQKSASPAPRAQERRSASLESHRSSRGHPSPKSLSPAGSRPPRFDPTAFVRARQRRQKEAELRNQRRGVASGSSSPARSHRRSSSADSSRSWRRGGSPGSRAPERPEPCRDRRATRTRTPLSTSFCNSPSVVPRPAASHKLPVCRTAGKRPGKENRSKEASAELAEIDARLQALQEYMDSLNTHM, encoded by the exons ATGGGGGAGCCGCGGTTCCTGCAGGCCGAGTGCGCCTTCCGGCCCGGGGCACACACGGTGCGGGTGACCCTGAGCCGCAGCACGCTGCGGGTGGAGGTGGAGGCTCGCGGCACCGGCGACCTGTGGAGGGGCGAGTTCGATGCCGCCT TCATCGAGGATCTCACCCGCAAAACGGGGAATTTCAAGCAGTTTGGCATTTTCTGCAGCATGCTGGAGTCGGCGCTGACACAG AGCAGCGACTCcgtcagcctggagctgctcaccTTCACCGACCTGGAGACCCTGCACAGCCGGAAAGTGGGGGCAATCACCCGGCCTCCCCCTTGCACCTCCTCCCCGCTCAACAGCAAGCGCTACCTCATCCTCGTCTACTCTGTGGAGTTCGATAg gaTCCACTACCCGCTGCCGCTGCCCTACGCGGGCCGGCCGGACCTGGTGGCGCTGGtgcgggagctgcaggagcagctgggccagcTCCGGGCGCGGCGCCTGGAGGAGACCCAGCACTTGCGGGAGGC gctgtggcaggcACTGGAGGAGAAGCGGGCAGCAGAGAGCCGGCACCAGCGCGAGTACCAGCAGCTGGCTGCAGAG CTGGCCCAGGCAAAGGCGTcagagcagaagctgcagctgcgGGTGAAGAACCTGACAGCTGAACTGGCCTCCTGCAGGAGGGG CCGCCAGAAATCTGCCAGCCCGGCCCCACGCGCCCAGGAGCGACGCTCAGCATCCCTGGagagccacaggagcagccGGGGCCACCCCTCGCCAAAGTCCCTGTCACCTGCAG GCTCCCGCCCGCCACGCTTCGACCCCACTGCCTTTGTCAGGGCCCGGCAGCGCCGGCAGAAGGAGGCTGAGCTCAGAAA CCAGCGGCGTGGAGTGgcttctggcagcagcagcccggcGAGGAGCCACAGGCGCAGCTCGTCTG ctgacagctcccGCAGCTGgcgccggggagggagccctggcagcagagcccctgagcgcccCGAGCCCTGCAG ggacaggagagcgACCCGTACACGGACACCCCTGAGCACCTCGTTCTGCAATAGCCCCTCTGTG GTGCCTcgccctgctgccagccacaAGCTGCCAGTGTGCAGGACTGCTGGCAAGCGCCCTGGAAAAG AGAACCGCTCCAAGGAGGCCTCAGCTGAACTGGCTGAGATCGATGCccggctgcaggctctgcaggagtACATGGACAGCCTGAACACCCACATGTGA